A stretch of the Ctenopharyngodon idella isolate HZGC_01 chromosome 14, HZGC01, whole genome shotgun sequence genome encodes the following:
- the gpr101 gene encoding probable G-protein coupled receptor 101 encodes MPTFPPLGSNSSTVPWDPGAPLSPSLVNSTVKMVLISAIVCTSLFGNVVVLLVFQRKPQLLHVANRFVLNLLLADLLQTVLVMPFAIAATVPDVWPLDARLCQALVVLMHLFAFAGVNTIIVVSVDRYLAIIHPLSYPTRMTPHLGTNLIALTWLLSALQSTPPLYGWGTIEFDRRHNACTVVWSSSYSYSALVSALSFWLPVVIMLCCYWMVFRAARRQNALVHPIQSNPPPDSQASCSSPQRQQPQPEGPFSATYPIRTRHRRFHYHCKAARVVFVIMASYLLSMGPYSVLSTISIYSSTAVPPWLSSMALILFFLQCCLHPYIYGYMHRSVRKEFLALLCGPLCGQGRISQGSAVDSCFTVTDGRLAHTHLSSQTTRVCPLRTWEEGTTSSSPTERRSKDSRKETTSISLSSEKELTVHSNTNKQPEETPKGKF; translated from the coding sequence ATGCCCACCTTTCCACCTCTGGGCAGTAACTCCAGCACAGTACCCTGGGACCCTGGCGCGCCCCTGTCGCCGTCTCTGGTGAACAGCACGGTGAAGATGGTGCTCATATCGGCGATTGTGTGCACTTCGCTTTTTGGAAACGTCGTGGTGCTTCTGGTATTCCAGCGCAAGCCACAGCTTCTCCATGTCGCCAACCGCTTCGTGCTCAACTTGCTCCTGGCCGACCTTCTGCAGACGGTGCTGGTCATGCCCTTCGCCATTGCCGCCACGGTGCCCGATGTCTGGCCGCTGGACGCCCGCCTGTGCCAGGCCCTCGTGGTGCTCATGCACCTGTTTGCATTCGCTGGCGTCAACACCATCATCGTGGTGTCCGTAGATCGCTACCTGGCCATCATCCACCCGCTGTCCTACCCCACTCGAATGACACCTCACCTGGGTACCAACCTGATCGCTCTCACCTGGCTTCTCAGTGCGCTTCAGAGCACTCCCCCACTGTATGGATGGGGAACCATCGAATTCGACCGCCGCCACAATGCCTGCACTGTTGTGTGGTCCTCAAGCTACTCATATTCAGCACTGGTATCCGCACTTTCGTTCTGGCTGCCTGTGGTGATCATGCTTTGCTGCTACTGGATGGTGTTCAGAGCTGCAAGACGGCAGAACGCTCTCGTTCACCCCATCCAATCCAACCCTCCTCCGGATTCCCAAGCATCCTGTTCCAGCCCCCAAAGGCAGCAGCCCCAACCAGAGGGGCCTTTTTCGGCCACTTACCCCATCAGGACCCGCCACAGACGCTTCCACTATCACTGTAAGGCGGCGCGAGTGGTGTTTGTCATCATGGCATCTTACCTGCTCAGCATGGGCCCATATAGCGTTCTGAGCACTATATCCATTTACTCCAGCACAGCAGTGCCGCCATGGTTGTCCTCGATGGCGCTCATTCTATTCTTCCTGCAGTGCTGCTTACACCCCTACATCTATGGCTACATGCACCGCAGTGTACGCAAGGAGTTCCTGGCACTGCTCTGCGGGCCGCTTTGTGGGCAGGGACGGATCAGTCAAGGCTCCGCCGTGGATAGCTGCTTCACGGTGACGGACGGGCGTCTGGCGCACACCCACCTTTCAAGCCAGACTACCCGTGTGTGCCCTCTCCGCACCTGGGAGGAAGGCACAACGTCTTCATCCCCTACAGAGAGGAGGTCTAAAGATAGCCGAAAGGAGACCACCTCCATCAGTCTAAGCTCAGAAAAGGAGCTCACTGTACACAGCAACACCAACAAGCAACCTGAGGAAACACCTAAAGGCAAAttctga
- the LOC127494533 gene encoding transmembrane 9 superfamily member 2 isoform X1, protein MKSLNLRFIFLLSLTLVSSSVGFYLPGLAPVNFCEKKTEGDECQTEIQLLVNRLDSVESVLPYEYDAFDFCKDLNERRPSENLGQVLFGERIETSPYKFTFKVDKPCEKVCTMSYDKGSREDKLKLDFLKRGMELNYQHHWIVDNMPVTWCYLVEDDQKVCNPGFPIGCLVNQDGNPKDACVINANFNKKNTFYLFNHVDITIIYHSVDETTGIGARLVAATVEPKSIKHSDNDNPKCEGAPMDIPADFTSDFKVTYTYSVKFEHNKYIKWASRWDYILVSMPHSNIQWFSIMNSLVIVLFLSGMVAMIMLRTLHRDIAQYNQMDKADWVKIPPTANITYEEAQEESGWKQVHGDVFRPPKMGMLLSVFLGQGIQIFIMTFITLFLACLGFLSPANRGALMTCAVVLWVLLGTSAGYVSSRLYKTFGGENWKTNVLLTAFLCPGIVFVDFFLMNLILWVEGSSAAVPFGTLVAILALWFGISVPLTFVGAYFGFKKPGIEPPVRTNQIPRQIPQQTFFTKPVPGIIMGGILPFGCIFIQLFFILNSIWSHQMYYMFGFLFLVFIILVITCSEATVLLCYFHLCAEDYHWWWRSFLTSGFTAVYLFVYALHYFYSKLQIVGAASTILYFGYTMIMVLIFFIFTGTIGFFACYFFVNKIYSVLKVD, encoded by the exons ATGAAGTCTTTAAATCTgcgctttatatttttgttgagTCTTACTCTAGTCAGCTCAAGCGTTGGATTCTACCTTCCGGGTTTAGCGCCAGTCAATTTTTGCGAGAAAAAAACGGAGGGAGATGAATGTCAG ACTGAGATACAGCTGTTGGTCAATAGACTGGACTCTGTGGAATCAGTCCTGCCTTATGAATATGATGC GTTTGATTTTTGCAAAGACTTGAATGAAAGAAGGCCATCAGAGAACCTTGGGCAGGTGTTGTTTGGAGAAAGAATAGAGACATCACCTTACAag TTTACATTTAAGGTTGACAAGCCATGTGAGAAGGTCTGCACCATGTCGTATGATAAAGGTTCAAGAGAAGACAAGTTAAAGTTGGACTTTCTAAAGAGAGGGATGGAGTTGAATTACCAGCACCACTG GATTGTTGACAACATGCCTGTAACATGGTGTTATCTTGTGGAAGACGATCAGAAAGTCTGCAACCCAGGATTTCCCATTGGATGTCTAGTAAACCAAGATGGAAACCCAAAGGATGCCTGTGTGATCAAT GCAAATTTCAACAAGAAGAACACTTTTTATCTTTTCAACCATGTGGACATCACCATAATTTACCACAGTGTAGATGAAACGACTGGGATTGGTGCTCGACTTGTGGCAGCTACAGTGGAACCTAAGAG CATCAAGCATAGTGATAACGACAATCCAAAGTGTGAAGGCGCTCCCATGGACATACCAGCAGATTTCACCAGTGATTTCAAAGTGACCTACACTTATTCAGTTAAATTTGAG cataataaatatattaagtgGGCTTCTCGATGGGATTACATTTTGGTTTCCATGCCTCACAGCAACATCCAGTGGTTTAG CATCATGAACTCTTTGGTTATTGTGCTCTTCCTGTCTGGCATGGTGGCCATGATCATGCTTAGAACACTGCACAGGGACATTGCCCAGTACAACCAGATGGACAAG GCAGACTGGGTTAAGATCCCTCCAACTGCAAACATTACCTAT GAGGAAGCCCAGGAGGAGTCTGGCTGGAAGCAGGTTCATGGTGATGTGTTTAGGCCACCCAAGATGGGCATGCTTTTGTCTGTCTTCCTCGGACAGGGCATTCAGATCTTCATCATGACCTTCATCACCCTTT TCTTGGCCTGTCTGGGCTTCCTGTCTCCAGCCAACAGAGGGGCTCTCATGACCTGTGCGGTGGTGTTGTGGGTATTGCTTGGCACATCTGCTGGATACGTGTCTTCCAGGCTCTATAAGA CTTTTGGTGGTGAAAACTGGAAAACCAATGTCCTTCTCACAGCCTTTTTGTGTCCTGG GATTGTGTTTGTGGATTTCTTCCTGATGAATCTGATCCTGTGGGTAGAGGGCTCCTCTGCTGCCGTTCCCTTTGGTACACTCGTGGCCATCCTGGCACTGTGGTTTGGCATCTCTGTTCCCTTAACTTTTGTGGGTGCATACTTTGGCTTCAAAAAACCA GGCATTGAGCCACCGGTGCGAACAAACCAGATCCCACGCCAAATTCCTCAGCAGACATTCTTCACCAAACCTGTGCCGGGCATCATCATGGGTGGCATCCTGCCCTTCGGCTGCATCTTCATCCAGCTCTTCTTCATCCTCAACAGCATTTG GTCTCATCAGATGTATTACATGTTTGGCTTCCTTTTTCTGGTGTTCATCATCCTGGTCATTACCTGCTCTGAGGCAACTGTTCTGCTCTGCTACTTCCATTTATGTGCAGAG GATTATCATTGGTGGTGGCGATCATTCCTGACCAGCGGATTCACAGCGGTGTATCTGTTTGTCTACGCATTGCATTACTTCTACTCAAAACTACAAATTGTAGGGGCTGCGAGCACCATCCTCTACTTTGGCTACACCATGATCATGGTgctcattttcttcattttcacaG GTACTATAGGCTTCTTCGCCTGCtacttttttgtaaataaaatctaCAGTGTGCTGAAAGTGGACTAA
- the LOC127494533 gene encoding transmembrane 9 superfamily member 2 isoform X2: MKSLNLRFIFLLSLTLVSSSVGFYLPGLAPVNFCEKKTEGDECQTEIQLLVNRLDSVESVLPYEYDAFDFCKDLNERRPSENLGQVLFGERIETSPYKFTFKVDKPCEKVCTMSYDKGSREDKLKLDFLKRGMELNYQHHWIVDNMPVTWCYLVEDDQKVCNPGFPIGCLVNQDGNPKDACVINANFNKKNTFYLFNHVDITIIYHSVDETTGIGARLVAATVEPKSIKHSDNDNPKCEGAPMDIPADFTSDFKVTYTYSVKFEHNKYIKWASRWDYILVSMPHSNIQWFSIMNSLVIVLFLSGMVAMIMLRTLHRDIAQYNQMDKEEAQEESGWKQVHGDVFRPPKMGMLLSVFLGQGIQIFIMTFITLFLACLGFLSPANRGALMTCAVVLWVLLGTSAGYVSSRLYKTFGGENWKTNVLLTAFLCPGIVFVDFFLMNLILWVEGSSAAVPFGTLVAILALWFGISVPLTFVGAYFGFKKPGIEPPVRTNQIPRQIPQQTFFTKPVPGIIMGGILPFGCIFIQLFFILNSIWSHQMYYMFGFLFLVFIILVITCSEATVLLCYFHLCAEDYHWWWRSFLTSGFTAVYLFVYALHYFYSKLQIVGAASTILYFGYTMIMVLIFFIFTGTIGFFACYFFVNKIYSVLKVD, encoded by the exons ATGAAGTCTTTAAATCTgcgctttatatttttgttgagTCTTACTCTAGTCAGCTCAAGCGTTGGATTCTACCTTCCGGGTTTAGCGCCAGTCAATTTTTGCGAGAAAAAAACGGAGGGAGATGAATGTCAG ACTGAGATACAGCTGTTGGTCAATAGACTGGACTCTGTGGAATCAGTCCTGCCTTATGAATATGATGC GTTTGATTTTTGCAAAGACTTGAATGAAAGAAGGCCATCAGAGAACCTTGGGCAGGTGTTGTTTGGAGAAAGAATAGAGACATCACCTTACAag TTTACATTTAAGGTTGACAAGCCATGTGAGAAGGTCTGCACCATGTCGTATGATAAAGGTTCAAGAGAAGACAAGTTAAAGTTGGACTTTCTAAAGAGAGGGATGGAGTTGAATTACCAGCACCACTG GATTGTTGACAACATGCCTGTAACATGGTGTTATCTTGTGGAAGACGATCAGAAAGTCTGCAACCCAGGATTTCCCATTGGATGTCTAGTAAACCAAGATGGAAACCCAAAGGATGCCTGTGTGATCAAT GCAAATTTCAACAAGAAGAACACTTTTTATCTTTTCAACCATGTGGACATCACCATAATTTACCACAGTGTAGATGAAACGACTGGGATTGGTGCTCGACTTGTGGCAGCTACAGTGGAACCTAAGAG CATCAAGCATAGTGATAACGACAATCCAAAGTGTGAAGGCGCTCCCATGGACATACCAGCAGATTTCACCAGTGATTTCAAAGTGACCTACACTTATTCAGTTAAATTTGAG cataataaatatattaagtgGGCTTCTCGATGGGATTACATTTTGGTTTCCATGCCTCACAGCAACATCCAGTGGTTTAG CATCATGAACTCTTTGGTTATTGTGCTCTTCCTGTCTGGCATGGTGGCCATGATCATGCTTAGAACACTGCACAGGGACATTGCCCAGTACAACCAGATGGACAAG GAGGAAGCCCAGGAGGAGTCTGGCTGGAAGCAGGTTCATGGTGATGTGTTTAGGCCACCCAAGATGGGCATGCTTTTGTCTGTCTTCCTCGGACAGGGCATTCAGATCTTCATCATGACCTTCATCACCCTTT TCTTGGCCTGTCTGGGCTTCCTGTCTCCAGCCAACAGAGGGGCTCTCATGACCTGTGCGGTGGTGTTGTGGGTATTGCTTGGCACATCTGCTGGATACGTGTCTTCCAGGCTCTATAAGA CTTTTGGTGGTGAAAACTGGAAAACCAATGTCCTTCTCACAGCCTTTTTGTGTCCTGG GATTGTGTTTGTGGATTTCTTCCTGATGAATCTGATCCTGTGGGTAGAGGGCTCCTCTGCTGCCGTTCCCTTTGGTACACTCGTGGCCATCCTGGCACTGTGGTTTGGCATCTCTGTTCCCTTAACTTTTGTGGGTGCATACTTTGGCTTCAAAAAACCA GGCATTGAGCCACCGGTGCGAACAAACCAGATCCCACGCCAAATTCCTCAGCAGACATTCTTCACCAAACCTGTGCCGGGCATCATCATGGGTGGCATCCTGCCCTTCGGCTGCATCTTCATCCAGCTCTTCTTCATCCTCAACAGCATTTG GTCTCATCAGATGTATTACATGTTTGGCTTCCTTTTTCTGGTGTTCATCATCCTGGTCATTACCTGCTCTGAGGCAACTGTTCTGCTCTGCTACTTCCATTTATGTGCAGAG GATTATCATTGGTGGTGGCGATCATTCCTGACCAGCGGATTCACAGCGGTGTATCTGTTTGTCTACGCATTGCATTACTTCTACTCAAAACTACAAATTGTAGGGGCTGCGAGCACCATCCTCTACTTTGGCTACACCATGATCATGGTgctcattttcttcattttcacaG GTACTATAGGCTTCTTCGCCTGCtacttttttgtaaataaaatctaCAGTGTGCTGAAAGTGGACTAA
- the rbmx gene encoding RNA-binding motif protein, X chromosome isoform X2: MAEADRPGKLFIGGLNTETSEKVLEAYFSKFGRIAEVLLMKDRETNKSRGFAFVTYENPGDAKDAAREMNGKPLDGKPIKVEQATKPQFESSGRRGPPPVHPRSRGPARGPRGSRGAPSGMRGPPSREPFFKGMSSRGPPPMKRGPPVRNGGPPPKRSAPSGPMGRPPVSRDRDPYGPPPRRDSLMSRRDDGPPPRDDHYSSKDSYSSRDYMSSRDSRDYAPAPRDYPYREYSGHSSSRDEYGSGSRGYSDRDGYGGGREPRGYMERPSTGSYRDPYDGYG; encoded by the exons ATGGCAGAGGCAGACCGACCAGGAAAGCTGTTCATCGGTGGCCTGAACACTGAAACTAGTGAGAAGGTCCTTGAAGCGTATTTCAGCAAATTTGGCAGAATAGCAGAAG TTCTGTTGATGAAGGATCGTGAAACAAACAAATCTAGAGGTTTCGCGTTTGTAACTTATGAAAATCCTGGTGATGCAAAAGATGCTGCGAGGGAAATGAATGGAAAG CCCCTCGATGGAAAGCCTATTAAAGTGGAACAGGCCACAAAACCTCAGTTTGAGTCTTCAGGACGCCGTGGTCCACCACCAGTTCATCCACGGAGTCGTGGCCCTGCCAGAGGTCCGCGAGGGTCCAGAGGAGCACCAAGTGGAATGCGGGGACCACCAAGCAGAG AACCCTTTTTTAAAGGCATGTCCTCAAGAGGGCCACCACCAATGAAGAGAGGCCCCCCAGTGCGGAACGGAGGACCCCCACCCAAGAGATCTGCACCTTCTGGGCCAATGGGCAGGC CACCAGTGTCCAGAGACAGGGACCCATATGGCCCCCCTCCTCGCAGAGATTCTCTGATGTCACGGCGGGATGATGGTCCTCCACCTCGTGATGACCACTACAGTAGTAAAGACAG TTATTCCAGCCGTGACTACATGAGCTCACGGGACAGTCGAGACTATGCTCCGGCACCACGAGATTACCCATACCGGGAGTATTCAGGCCATTCCAGTTCTAGAGATGAATATGGCTCGGGTTCCAGAGGTTACAG TGATCGTGATGGCTATGGTGGAGGAAGAGAGCCACGGGGTTACATGGAGCGGCCCAGTACAGGCTCCTATAGAGACCCTTACGACGGTTACG GCTGA
- the rbmx gene encoding RNA-binding motif protein, X chromosome isoform X1, whose amino-acid sequence MAEADRPGKLFIGGLNTETSEKVLEAYFSKFGRIAEVLLMKDRETNKSRGFAFVTYENPGDAKDAAREMNGKPLDGKPIKVEQATKPQFESSGRRGPPPVHPRSRGPARGPRGSRGAPSGMRGPPSREPFFKGMSSRGPPPMKRGPPVRNGGPPPKRSAPSGPMGRPPVSRDRDPYGPPPRRDSLMSRRDDGPPPRDDHYSSKDSYSSRDYMSSRDSRDYAPAPRDYPYREYSGHSSSRDEYGSGSRGYSDRDGYGGGREPRGYMERPSTGSYRDPYDGYGNSRSAPPSRGPPPSYSGSGGSSRYDDYGSSSRDGYGSRDSYPSSRSDPYSANRGDRPGRQERGPPPLERGYPREYSSSSCGAPRGGGRGSGRPDRGMARSRY is encoded by the exons ATGGCAGAGGCAGACCGACCAGGAAAGCTGTTCATCGGTGGCCTGAACACTGAAACTAGTGAGAAGGTCCTTGAAGCGTATTTCAGCAAATTTGGCAGAATAGCAGAAG TTCTGTTGATGAAGGATCGTGAAACAAACAAATCTAGAGGTTTCGCGTTTGTAACTTATGAAAATCCTGGTGATGCAAAAGATGCTGCGAGGGAAATGAATGGAAAG CCCCTCGATGGAAAGCCTATTAAAGTGGAACAGGCCACAAAACCTCAGTTTGAGTCTTCAGGACGCCGTGGTCCACCACCAGTTCATCCACGGAGTCGTGGCCCTGCCAGAGGTCCGCGAGGGTCCAGAGGAGCACCAAGTGGAATGCGGGGACCACCAAGCAGAG AACCCTTTTTTAAAGGCATGTCCTCAAGAGGGCCACCACCAATGAAGAGAGGCCCCCCAGTGCGGAACGGAGGACCCCCACCCAAGAGATCTGCACCTTCTGGGCCAATGGGCAGGC CACCAGTGTCCAGAGACAGGGACCCATATGGCCCCCCTCCTCGCAGAGATTCTCTGATGTCACGGCGGGATGATGGTCCTCCACCTCGTGATGACCACTACAGTAGTAAAGACAG TTATTCCAGCCGTGACTACATGAGCTCACGGGACAGTCGAGACTATGCTCCGGCACCACGAGATTACCCATACCGGGAGTATTCAGGCCATTCCAGTTCTAGAGATGAATATGGCTCGGGTTCCAGAGGTTACAG TGATCGTGATGGCTATGGTGGAGGAAGAGAGCCACGGGGTTACATGGAGCGGCCCAGTACAGGCTCCTATAGAGACCCTTACGACGGTTACG GTAACTCACGCAGCGCCCCACCCTCAAGGGGTCCCCCTCCGTCCTACAGTGGGAGTGGCGGAAGCAGTCGTTATGACGACTATGGCAGCAGTTCCCGGGATGGATATGGCAGTCGCGACAGTTATCCCAGCAGTCGGAGTGACCCGTACTCCGCTAATCGTGGTGACCGACCGGGTAGGCAGGAGCGGGGACCACCCCCTCTTGAAAGAGGCTATCCTCGTGAATACAGCAGCTCGAGCTGTGGGGCACCTCGGGGTGGTGGCCGTGGCAGTGGTCGGCCAGATAGAGGAATGGCCCGGAGCCGATACTGA